In one Candidatus Hydrogenedentota bacterium genomic region, the following are encoded:
- a CDS encoding diguanylate cyclase, with product KLMAVLLLVGLFLAVLAVLVRHHLIHPLQRIDHALSGLSAEKPAPVFNTSRLLEIQAVEEAIREHHDLLVQNEEIRRGLESLANKDGLTGLMNRRHFMHSAEMELQRSQRYRRPVTVAMADLDFFKKLNDTYGHAAGDSVLKAFAERVREALRQSDLVCRYGG from the coding sequence ACAAGCTGATGGCGGTGCTGCTCCTGGTCGGCCTGTTCCTCGCCGTACTCGCCGTGCTCGTCCGCCATCACCTGATCCATCCGCTGCAGCGCATCGATCACGCCCTGTCCGGCCTCAGCGCCGAAAAGCCGGCGCCGGTGTTCAATACCTCGCGCCTGCTCGAGATACAGGCGGTCGAGGAGGCCATCCGCGAGCACCATGACCTGCTCGTCCAGAACGAGGAAATCCGCCGGGGCCTGGAGTCGCTGGCCAACAAGGACGGCCTGACCGGCCTGATGAACCGGCGCCATTTCATGCACTCGGCCGAGATGGAGCTGCAGCGGTCCCAGCGCTATCGCCGGCCGGTCACCGTGGCGATGGCCGATCTCGATTTCTTCAAGAAGCTCAACGACACCTACGGCCATGCCGCCGGCGACAGCGTGTTGAAGGCGTTCGCCGAACGGGTCCGCGAGGCGCTGCGCCAGTCCGACCTCGTCTGTCGCTACGGGGGC